A section of the Asticcacaulis sp. EMRT-3 genome encodes:
- the maiA gene encoding maleylacetoacetate isomerase has protein sequence MLILHSYWRSTAAYRVRIALNLKGLDYRQVAHNLRANAHHDEAYRALNPQMMVPALEAGDGAILTQSPAILEWLEETHPLPPLLPSQPEARAVVRAMSALIACDIHPLNSLRVLRELKHEFSADETRRNQWAVGWIAEGFTALETLVEKHGRGFCFGDTPGLADAFLVPQVFSAQAFGVDLRPYPAIRAVNTACDEHPAFVRAHPRHQPDADTVNA, from the coding sequence ATGTTGATTCTACACAGCTACTGGCGCTCGACCGCCGCCTATCGCGTCCGCATCGCCCTCAATCTCAAGGGACTTGATTACAGGCAGGTGGCGCACAATCTGCGCGCCAATGCCCACCACGATGAGGCCTATCGCGCCCTCAATCCGCAAATGATGGTGCCCGCGCTTGAGGCCGGTGACGGCGCGATCCTGACGCAGAGCCCGGCCATTCTCGAATGGCTGGAGGAAACCCACCCTCTGCCGCCACTTCTTCCCTCTCAGCCGGAAGCCCGCGCCGTGGTCCGCGCCATGAGCGCCCTGATCGCCTGTGACATCCATCCGCTCAACAGTCTGCGCGTGCTGCGCGAACTGAAGCATGAATTTTCCGCCGATGAAACGCGCCGCAACCAATGGGCTGTCGGCTGGATCGCCGAGGGCTTCACGGCGCTCGAAACCCTGGTGGAAAAGCATGGCCGCGGCTTCTGCTTCGGCGACACACCTGGTCTGGCCGACGCCTTTCTGGTGCCGCAGGTCTTTTCGGCGCAAGCCTTCGGCGTCGATTTGCGTCCCTATCCGGCGATCCGCGCCGTCAATACCGCCTGCGACGAACACCCGGCCTTTGTGCGCGCCCATCCGCGTCACCAGCCTGACGCCGATACGGTGAACGCTTGA
- a CDS encoding DUF1501 domain-containing protein, whose protein sequence is MLNVHLNRRHLLASLGVTAAFGGFIPRLARAAGARDPRLVVIVLRGAMDGLDAVPPVGDPDFAALRGGFPQDGLIKLDSTFSLHPSLVNFSRQFQAGQGLVIHAVASPYRDRSHFDGQDVLESGMTSPGHTESGWLNRALSALPNGQTAQSGSLARGLGVGGSTPLIMRGPAPALGWAPSSLKAADADLPPRLMALYDESDPQLAQTLKEAIDTGKIIGGNNVAGAYGGPGDPKTMAAMAQGAAKLLAQPDGPRLAGLAFEGWDTHAAEPQRLARQLQGLDDSLAAFESTLGPVWNDTAVLVVTEFGRTAAVNGTNGTDHGTATVALLTGGALKGGRVISDWPGLKPAQLYQNRDLAPTTDLRSVAKGLLAGLYDMPDSAMSQSVFPDSAGAKPMRDLIA, encoded by the coding sequence ATGCTGAACGTTCATCTGAACCGCCGTCATCTGCTGGCCTCGCTGGGCGTGACCGCCGCTTTCGGCGGTTTCATCCCGCGTCTCGCCCGCGCCGCCGGTGCGCGTGATCCGCGCCTTGTGGTGATCGTGCTGCGCGGCGCGATGGATGGGCTCGACGCCGTGCCGCCGGTTGGCGATCCCGATTTCGCGGCCCTGCGCGGTGGCTTTCCGCAGGACGGTCTGATCAAGCTCGATTCGACCTTTTCCCTGCATCCGTCTCTGGTCAATTTCAGCCGGCAATTTCAGGCCGGTCAGGGGCTGGTTATCCACGCCGTGGCCTCGCCCTACCGCGACCGTTCGCATTTCGACGGTCAGGACGTGCTCGAATCGGGCATGACATCGCCCGGCCATACCGAATCGGGCTGGCTCAACCGCGCGCTCTCGGCTCTGCCCAATGGCCAGACAGCGCAATCAGGCAGTCTGGCACGCGGCCTGGGCGTCGGCGGCTCCACCCCGCTGATCATGCGCGGCCCGGCCCCCGCCCTCGGCTGGGCACCGTCCAGTCTGAAAGCCGCCGATGCCGACCTGCCGCCGCGCCTGATGGCGCTTTACGACGAAAGCGATCCGCAACTGGCGCAAACCCTGAAGGAGGCCATCGACACCGGCAAGATCATCGGCGGCAACAATGTAGCGGGGGCCTATGGCGGCCCCGGCGACCCCAAGACGATGGCCGCGATGGCGCAAGGGGCCGCCAAGCTGCTGGCCCAGCCCGATGGCCCGCGCCTCGCCGGTCTGGCCTTCGAGGGCTGGGACACCCATGCCGCCGAACCGCAACGTCTGGCGCGCCAGTTGCAAGGGCTTGATGATTCGCTCGCCGCCTTTGAGAGCACGCTCGGCCCGGTCTGGAACGATACAGCCGTGCTGGTCGTTACCGAATTTGGTCGCACCGCCGCCGTCAACGGCACCAATGGCACCGATCACGGCACGGCCACTGTGGCGCTTTTGACCGGCGGCGCACTCAAGGGCGGTCGGGTGATCAGCGACTGGCCAGGCCTGAAACCGGCGCAACTGTATCAAAACCGCGATCTGGCCCCGACCACCGATCTGCGTTCGGTGGCCAAGGGGCTGCTGGCCGGGCTTTACGACATGCCCGACAGCGCCATGTCGCAATCGGTCTTTCCCGATTCCGCCGGAGCGAAGCCGATGCGCGATCTGATCGCTTAA
- a CDS encoding Rieske 2Fe-2S domain-containing protein, giving the protein MSDRGESPPRRALATPAGLKLASPDEVAPDTARHFSLAVEDGLFQGFVVHKEGGFYGFVDLCPHTMLSLTESPADDYLTPQADLITCARHGALFRITSGQCIAGPCAGRALIPWPVRVENDDLVTADVIK; this is encoded by the coding sequence TTGAGCGACAGAGGTGAAAGCCCGCCACGGCGCGCCCTAGCCACGCCTGCGGGTCTGAAACTGGCAAGCCCGGATGAAGTCGCGCCCGACACGGCGCGGCACTTTTCGCTGGCGGTCGAAGACGGTCTGTTTCAAGGCTTTGTGGTTCATAAGGAGGGCGGCTTTTACGGCTTTGTTGATCTATGCCCGCATACCATGCTGTCGCTGACCGAATCACCGGCAGACGATTATCTGACGCCGCAGGCCGACCTGATCACCTGCGCCCGCCACGGCGCACTGTTTCGCATCACCAGCGGCCAGTGCATTGCCGGCCCCTGCGCCGGACGCGCGCTGATACCCTGGCCGGTCAGGGTTGAGAACGATGATCTGGTGACGGCCGACGTCATAAAATAA
- a CDS encoding polysaccharide deacetylase family protein yields MKIPLVKLAVSAATLLSLLALPAYAAAPGFDIAITVDDLPAHGSLPQGTTRVAIAREIIAALKAHGVPQAYGFVNAIHIEQEPDSAPVLDLWRQAGFPLGNHTYSHPNIRQIGVDAFLKDLARGEPVVAAHMQGQDWKWLRFPYLSAGEGADHQVLMNYLHAHDYHIADVSMSFSDWAYTESYNRCLAKGDTAAIKGLEARYMEGVRTELTRMPVLSQTVYGRQIPIVLLTHIGGFSAVMLPQVLDELDKAGAHYVTLQQAESDPAYAEDDPHAGDGSLMERTAMEKGIDLSHVPAGASLDGIDKVCN; encoded by the coding sequence ATGAAGATACCCTTAGTGAAGCTGGCGGTTTCGGCCGCCACCCTCCTGTCCTTACTGGCCCTGCCTGCCTATGCGGCGGCGCCGGGTTTTGATATTGCCATAACGGTGGATGACCTGCCCGCCCACGGCAGTCTGCCTCAGGGCACGACGCGCGTTGCCATCGCCCGTGAGATTATCGCGGCTTTGAAAGCGCACGGCGTGCCTCAGGCCTATGGTTTCGTCAACGCCATCCATATCGAGCAGGAGCCGGATTCAGCACCTGTCCTCGATCTGTGGCGGCAGGCGGGTTTCCCGCTTGGCAACCATACCTACAGCCACCCCAATATCCGCCAGATCGGCGTTGACGCCTTTCTCAAGGATCTGGCCAGGGGCGAGCCGGTCGTGGCAGCCCATATGCAGGGTCAAGACTGGAAATGGCTGCGTTTTCCGTATCTGAGCGCAGGCGAGGGTGCCGATCATCAGGTGCTGATGAACTATCTGCACGCCCATGATTACCATATCGCCGATGTGTCGATGAGTTTCTCCGACTGGGCCTATACCGAAAGCTATAACCGCTGTCTGGCCAAGGGCGACACCGCCGCCATCAAGGGGCTGGAAGCGCGCTATATGGAGGGTGTGCGCACCGAACTGACGCGGATGCCGGTTCTGTCGCAAACCGTCTATGGCCGCCAGATTCCAATCGTGCTGCTCACCCATATCGGTGGTTTCAGCGCCGTCATGCTGCCGCAGGTGCTCGACGAACTCGACAAGGCGGGCGCGCATTATGTCACCCTGCAACAGGCCGAGAGCGATCCGGCCTATGCCGAGGATGACCCCCATGCCGGTGACGGTTCGCTGATGGAGCGCACCGCCATGGAAAAGGGCATCGATCTGTCGCATGTGCCCGCCGGTGCTTCGCTGGACGGCATCGACAAGGTTTGCAATTAA
- a CDS encoding HlyD family secretion protein → MPDNTKPSALEQVEENAEAYNRPASSAPSAKTPPPANNRRRRLLTWLAAVVVIGVVVYGAYYLLYASHYVSTDNAYVGTDIAQVNALVAGPVATVVVSETQAVKAGDVLLTIDDSDAKIAVEQARADLALAQRHVAGYYASDEALAGQLGARQADVARATAMIAAAKSDLDNAKLELTRRQNLAKSGAVSQEELTSAQNAYDKAEAAYSTAQADRDAAAAAVQSATGQRSVNSANISGVSSAQNPEVLAAQAKLDAAQLALDRTIVRAPVAGIVSKKSVEVGQQVAVGTPLMTVVPTSTAYVDANFKEVQLDKVKPGQKVTLYSDLYGKSVVYHGTVRGLSGGTGSAFSLIPAQNASGNWIKVVQRLPVRIDLDPKELKAHPLRVGLSMTARIDTRK, encoded by the coding sequence ATGCCCGACAACACCAAGCCTTCCGCCCTCGAACAGGTCGAGGAAAATGCCGAAGCCTATAACCGCCCGGCCTCCTCTGCCCCGAGTGCCAAAACCCCGCCGCCCGCCAATAACCGACGCCGACGCCTGCTCACCTGGCTGGCCGCCGTCGTCGTCATCGGCGTCGTGGTCTATGGGGCCTATTACCTGCTCTATGCCTCGCACTATGTCTCGACCGACAATGCCTATGTCGGCACCGACATAGCGCAGGTCAATGCTCTCGTGGCCGGGCCGGTGGCCACGGTCGTGGTGTCGGAAACCCAGGCCGTCAAGGCCGGTGATGTGCTGCTGACCATCGATGATTCCGATGCCAAGATCGCCGTCGAACAGGCCAGGGCCGACCTGGCCCTGGCCCAGCGCCACGTGGCTGGTTATTATGCGTCCGATGAAGCTCTGGCGGGTCAGCTCGGCGCCCGTCAGGCCGATGTGGCGCGCGCCACGGCCATGATCGCGGCGGCGAAATCCGATCTTGATAATGCCAAGCTCGAACTGACCCGCCGCCAGAATCTGGCCAAGTCAGGCGCTGTGTCGCAGGAAGAACTGACCTCAGCGCAGAATGCCTATGACAAGGCCGAAGCCGCCTACAGCACGGCCCAGGCCGACCGTGACGCCGCTGCTGCTGCCGTTCAGTCGGCCACCGGCCAGCGCAGCGTCAATTCGGCCAATATTTCAGGCGTTTCGAGCGCGCAAAACCCTGAGGTTCTGGCCGCCCAGGCCAAGCTCGACGCCGCGCAACTGGCGCTCGACCGCACGATTGTGCGCGCCCCCGTGGCCGGTATCGTGTCGAAGAAGTCGGTCGAGGTGGGCCAGCAGGTCGCCGTCGGCACGCCTTTGATGACCGTGGTGCCAACCTCAACCGCCTATGTCGATGCGAATTTCAAGGAAGTGCAACTCGACAAGGTCAAGCCCGGCCAGAAGGTGACCCTCTATTCCGACCTGTACGGCAAGAGCGTCGTCTATCACGGCACGGTGCGCGGCCTGTCCGGCGGTACGGGCTCGGCCTTCTCGCTGATCCCCGCCCAGAACGCCTCGGGCAACTGGATCAAGGTGGTGCAACGCCTGCCGGTGCGCATCGACCTCGACCCGAAAGAACTGAAGGCGCACCCCTTGCGTGTCGGGCTGTCGATGACCGCCAGGATCGACACGCGCAAGTAA
- a CDS encoding DHA2 family efflux MFS transporter permease subunit translates to MSSATATAAPSAGPAPLTGTALGVTAIALALGTFMQVLDSTIANVSIPTIAGNLGVSTSQGTWVITSFAVANGISVPLTGWLMGRYGVVKVFLASVVMFTIASFLCGVAWNIDSLIMFRILQGAVSGPMIPGSQALLLMIFPPNKRGTALAIWSMTTLVAPICGPILGGYISDNISWPWIFFINLPVGAICTFLCWQGLQGRETPTFRRQIDRTGFMLLIVWVGALQIMLDTGKDADWFNSPVIVVETLVAVVGFLAWVIWELNDKQPIVDLSLFKTRNFALGCVVLCIGYAIFFGNNLLMPLWLQTQVGYQAFWAGMVAAPSGMVAVFLTPFAARMLNKYDARIMATVSMIFFSLSFYMRSLYTPDASFVTYAIPMAVMGVAMSTFFISMIAIVLNGVPGQQMPAASGLSNFARIVAGSFAASLATTIWDRFESNHQTRLAEIMGGAGGTSQPVAEAMHQASGLGLSQAQGAGMIVHQVVGQAYLGAALDFFRVSGIIVLLLIPLIWMCGETRASGPVHAAAD, encoded by the coding sequence ATGTCCTCCGCCACAGCTACTGCTGCCCCTTCCGCCGGGCCCGCCCCCCTCACCGGCACAGCGCTTGGCGTCACCGCCATCGCGCTTGCGCTCGGCACCTTCATGCAGGTGCTCGATTCGACCATCGCCAATGTGTCCATCCCCACCATAGCCGGCAATCTCGGCGTCTCAACCTCGCAGGGCACCTGGGTCATCACCTCGTTTGCCGTGGCCAACGGCATTTCCGTGCCGCTGACCGGCTGGCTGATGGGCCGCTATGGCGTGGTCAAGGTGTTTTTGGCCAGCGTCGTCATGTTCACCATCGCCTCTTTTCTGTGCGGTGTTGCGTGGAATATCGATTCGCTGATCATGTTCCGCATCTTGCAGGGTGCCGTGTCCGGCCCGATGATCCCCGGCTCGCAAGCCTTGCTGCTGATGATCTTTCCGCCCAATAAACGCGGCACAGCCCTGGCCATCTGGTCGATGACCACCCTGGTGGCGCCGATCTGCGGGCCGATTCTGGGCGGCTACATCTCCGACAATATCTCATGGCCGTGGATATTCTTCATCAACCTGCCTGTGGGGGCCATCTGCACCTTCTTATGCTGGCAGGGTTTGCAGGGGCGCGAAACCCCAACCTTCCGCCGCCAGATTGATCGTACCGGCTTCATGCTGCTGATCGTCTGGGTGGGGGCGCTGCAAATCATGCTTGATACCGGCAAGGACGCCGACTGGTTCAATTCGCCGGTCATCGTGGTTGAAACCCTTGTCGCCGTGGTCGGTTTTCTGGCCTGGGTGATCTGGGAACTGAACGACAAGCAGCCGATCGTCGATCTTTCACTGTTCAAAACGCGCAATTTCGCGCTCGGCTGCGTGGTCCTGTGCATCGGTTACGCCATCTTCTTCGGCAACAACCTGCTGATGCCCCTGTGGCTGCAAACCCAGGTCGGCTATCAGGCCTTCTGGGCCGGCATGGTGGCGGCACCTTCGGGCATGGTGGCCGTTTTCCTGACGCCGTTCGCCGCACGGATGCTCAACAAGTACGATGCGCGCATTATGGCGACGGTTTCGATGATCTTCTTCTCCCTGTCCTTCTACATGCGTTCGCTCTATACGCCTGACGCCAGCTTCGTCACCTATGCCATTCCGATGGCTGTCATGGGTGTGGCGATGAGTACCTTCTTTATTTCCATGATCGCCATCGTCCTCAATGGTGTACCGGGACAGCAGATGCCTGCGGCGTCCGGCCTGTCCAACTTCGCGCGCATCGTGGCCGGTTCGTTCGCCGCCTCGCTGGCCACCACGATCTGGGATCGCTTTGAATCGAACCACCAGACCCGTCTGGCCGAGATCATGGGCGGGGCGGGCGGCACGTCGCAGCCGGTGGCCGAGGCCATGCATCAGGCCAGCGGGCTGGGCCTCAGCCAGGCACAGGGCGCGGGTATGATCGTCCATCAGGTGGTGGGCCAGGCCTATCTCGGCGCGGCGCTTGATTTCTTCCGCGTGTCGGGGATCATCGTCCTGCTGCTGATCCCGCTGATCTGGATGTGCGGTGAAACCCGCGCGTCCGGCCCGGTTCACGCCGCCGCCGACTGA
- a CDS encoding DUF1800 family protein, whose product MSLTSFEPALALSRFGLGSGPDGAAALGDAHALLLSEISDGAPVITGLPATPELLAQAHTYQMEKQTARKAANQAAEAAKTGMADTNIMAPSPLPQRPGKDDNPIRANLIAEIDARFGGTVKSPAIGFNERMVQFWANHFAVSTKKNQLVAITTGAFEREAIRPHVFGRFSDMLLAVETHPTMLLYLDNSQSVGPNSRAANYRPKAGKAKGGKRGLNENLGREIMELHTLGVGSGYTQTDVTTFAKILTGWSVARDHERDATPGTFVFRAAAHEPGAQTLMGKTYAQNGVAQGRAALLDLAHHPATAHHIALKLASHFVADDPPPALVARLRDTYLASDGDLAEVSRALISAPESWSPQLVKMRAPLGYMCALIRATGFTPKPQAILAAFNAMGQPLWQPAGPNGFPDTVAAWASPEGLATRMDVASVFAAHLPRADPRQFAHTLFGDRLSPATMQAVARAETHTQGLAIVFLSPEFMRC is encoded by the coding sequence ATGAGCCTGACGAGTTTTGAGCCTGCTCTGGCTCTGTCACGCTTCGGACTGGGCAGCGGCCCCGATGGCGCAGCGGCGCTCGGCGATGCCCATGCCCTTCTGCTGAGCGAAATCAGCGACGGCGCGCCCGTCATCACCGGCCTGCCCGCCACGCCGGAACTGCTGGCCCAGGCTCACACCTACCAGATGGAAAAACAGACGGCGCGTAAAGCCGCCAATCAGGCCGCCGAGGCCGCCAAAACCGGCATGGCGGACACGAACATCATGGCGCCGTCCCCCCTGCCGCAGCGCCCCGGCAAGGACGACAATCCCATCCGCGCCAACCTGATCGCCGAGATCGACGCGCGTTTTGGCGGCACGGTCAAAAGCCCGGCCATCGGTTTCAACGAACGCATGGTGCAGTTCTGGGCCAATCATTTCGCTGTCTCGACCAAAAAGAATCAGCTCGTCGCCATCACCACCGGCGCTTTCGAGCGCGAAGCCATCCGGCCGCACGTCTTTGGCAGGTTTTCCGACATGCTGCTGGCGGTGGAGACGCACCCGACCATGCTGCTCTATCTCGACAATAGCCAATCGGTCGGCCCCAATTCGCGCGCTGCCAATTACCGCCCCAAGGCGGGCAAGGCAAAGGGCGGCAAGCGAGGCCTCAACGAAAATCTCGGCCGCGAAATCATGGAACTGCATACGCTCGGCGTCGGTTCGGGCTATACCCAGACCGATGTCACCACCTTCGCCAAGATCCTGACCGGCTGGAGCGTGGCGCGCGATCATGAGCGCGACGCGACGCCCGGCACCTTCGTTTTTCGCGCGGCGGCGCATGAGCCGGGCGCGCAAACCCTGATGGGCAAGACCTATGCGCAAAACGGCGTAGCGCAAGGCCGCGCCGCCCTGCTCGATCTGGCCCACCATCCGGCCACGGCCCACCATATCGCCCTGAAACTGGCCAGCCATTTTGTGGCCGATGATCCGCCACCCGCCCTGGTCGCCCGCCTGCGCGACACCTATCTGGCCAGTGACGGCGATCTGGCCGAGGTGTCGCGCGCCCTGATCAGCGCACCGGAAAGCTGGTCGCCGCAACTCGTCAAGATGCGCGCGCCGCTGGGCTATATGTGCGCCCTGATCCGCGCCACCGGCTTTACGCCCAAGCCCCAGGCGATACTGGCGGCTTTCAACGCGATGGGCCAGCCATTGTGGCAACCGGCGGGGCCCAATGGCTTCCCCGACACGGTGGCCGCATGGGCCTCGCCGGAAGGTCTGGCCACGCGCATGGATGTGGCCTCCGTCTTCGCCGCCCATCTGCCGCGCGCCGATCCGCGCCAGTTCGCCCACACCCTGTTTGGCGACCGGCTGTCGCCCGCCACCATGCAGGCCGTAGCGCGTGCCGAAACCCACACACAGGGGCTGGCGATTGTCTTCCTGTCCCCCGAATTTATGAGGTGCTGA
- the paaC gene encoding 1,2-phenylacetyl-CoA epoxidase subunit PaaC, with protein MPTPYFDYTLRLGDDALILGQRLSAWAGHAPSLEIDLGLSNLALDLVGQATFWLELAAQHDSQGRKADTLAFHRGPQDFHNCLLVEQPNGDFAQTLARQFLYSNYQALLMEALSGSTDKTLAETADKCTPDITYHVEFATDWMMRLGDGDCLSHKRLVKSLGYMWHFIDELFMMDEVDNALLQQGISVDKAALRHPYDARIAHVLHDIGIAVPEGMRPVILGRKGHDCEHVAFMLHDMNIPPHDGRETPW; from the coding sequence ATGCCCACCCCATATTTCGATTACACGCTTCGTCTGGGCGATGACGCCCTGATCCTCGGTCAGCGCCTGAGCGCCTGGGCTGGTCATGCTCCCAGCCTTGAGATCGATCTCGGCCTGTCCAATCTGGCGCTCGATCTGGTCGGTCAGGCCACCTTCTGGCTGGAACTGGCCGCGCAGCACGATTCGCAGGGCCGCAAAGCCGATACCCTGGCCTTTCATCGCGGCCCGCAGGATTTCCACAACTGCCTGCTGGTGGAGCAGCCGAACGGCGATTTCGCCCAGACCCTGGCGCGCCAGTTTCTCTATTCCAACTATCAGGCCCTGCTGATGGAGGCCCTGTCGGGCTCGACTGACAAGACGCTGGCCGAAACTGCGGATAAATGCACGCCCGACATCACCTATCATGTCGAATTCGCCACCGACTGGATGATGCGGCTTGGTGACGGCGACTGTCTGAGCCACAAGCGCCTCGTCAAGAGCCTCGGCTATATGTGGCACTTCATCGACGAACTGTTCATGATGGACGAAGTGGATAATGCCTTGCTCCAGCAAGGCATTTCCGTGGACAAGGCCGCCCTGCGCCATCCCTATGACGCGCGCATTGCCCATGTGCTGCACGACATTGGCATTGCCGTGCCGGAGGGTATGCGCCCGGTGATCCTGGGACGTAAGGGCCATGATTGCGAACACGTCGCCTTCATGCTGCACGATATGAATATCCCGCCGCACGATGGCCGTGAAACGCCCTGGTAG